A window of the Helianthus annuus cultivar XRQ/B chromosome 4, HanXRQr2.0-SUNRISE, whole genome shotgun sequence genome harbors these coding sequences:
- the LOC110924525 gene encoding uncharacterized protein LOC110924525, with translation MSGWGNFFNVFDNEANQGSYDNNEDNKAGMFDLNAPFDPILASDAGQDTWGLDAIQPNYVGYYPSQHPVNFEDPPVSFGPPTDSSQSPPISDGPPEGPNADQERSEFQNKKEFASMDKLVEWCRDVGRVNDYVLVTKRTIYDKQGSGQPLKIWLTCDCAGEYKSTATVRRSGTRKTGCKFQLVGAYKKRLGYWDLRVEEAKHNHEPFLYPEGHPSLMRLTPSEERTVEQMTHQNIKPRDILAAIKEQNPHNVSTKNTIYNARAKLGRIEQLGETPMQILFNRLEKVGFVFYHKTSQNGERVEDVFFIHPESNMLWRAFPHVLLIDATYKTNRYKMPLVQIIGVTSTLMSFCIAHAFVSNEKQENFTWVLQRLKHSLDSVMEPRVIVTDKDRALMNACATVFPRARHSLCRWHIQQNIFKHCRQSFKTEDKWGWFLYKWGKLINSTTDLDYNYWYERIRSNLPRKKTDGQMIPLELIHLFWRKLNLDSIVEPSKVDSFDLDGEFALLKQHLSAQPRELKKNLIQKMKELVQLNKTKLKQPVVQKNTRGRPTLKAQQQRKDDSFTEPSRHSFFTTQDQYSDSQDGFGTQESTIEPTRHSSFVESQSYCTETPMFFGEIAKGAKNSKTKNKVAKSKEEPPDLPLLPVGQVNMFLHFKKFIPPCFYPHLSHIQNVQGDGNCGFRSIAVGLSLKEWQ, from the exons ATGTCGGGTTGGGGTAACTTTTTTAATGTGTTTGATAACGAGGCGAATCAGGGGAGTTATGATAACAATGAAGATAACAAAGCGGGCATGTTTGATCTAAATGCTCCGTTCGATCCCATTCTTGCTTCTGATGCAGGTCAGGATACTTGGGGTTTGGATGCAATTCAGCCTAATTATGTTGGTTATTATCCATCGCAACACCCGGTTAATTTTGAAGACCCTCCTGTTAGTTTTGGACCACCGACTGATAGTTCTCAGTCTCCTCCCATAAGTGATGGACCGCCGGAGGGTCCAAATGCTGACCAGGAACGTAGTGAGTTTCAAAACAAGAAG GAATTCGCAAGCATGGATAAATTGGTAGAGTGGTGTAGAGACGTTGGACGCGTAAATGACTACGTCCTCGTCACCAAACGCACCATCTACGATAAACAGGGTAGCGGTCAGCCGTTAAAAATCTGGCTTACGTGTGATTGTGCCGGCGAGTACAAATCAACAGCCACGGTCAGACGCAGCGGGACCAGGAAAACCGGTTGCAAGTTCCAACTGGTCGGGGCATACAAGAAGAGGTTAGGTTATTGGGATCTAAGGGTTGAGGAAGCTAAACATAACCACGAACCATTTCTGTATCCAGAGGGTCATCCGTCCCTAATGAGGTTGACTCCATCAGAAGAGAGGACGGTGGAGCAAATGACGCATCAGAACATAAAACCACGAGACATTCTTGCTGCCATTAAAGAACAGAACCCCCATAATGTCTCAACAAAAAACACCATATACAACGCTCGGGCCAAATTGGGTCGAATTGAACAACTCGGCGAGACTCCAATGCAGATACTTTTCAACCGGTTGGAGAAGGTTGGGTTTGTTTTTTACCATAAAACATCTCAAAACGGCGAACGGGTCGAGGATGTTTTCTTCATCCACCCGGAGTCGAACATGTTGTGGCGCGCCTTCCCGCATGTGTTGCTTATAGACGCCACCTACAAGACGAATCGGTACAAAATGCCGTTAGTCCAGATTATCGGTGTTACAtccacgttgatgtcgttttgcaTTGCTCATGCGTTCGTAAGCAACGAGAAACAGGAAAACTTCACATGGGTTCTACAGAGGTTGAAACACTCATTAGACAGTGTTATGGAACCCCGTGTAATAGTAACCGATAAAGATCGCGCCCTAATGAACGCATGTGCAACCGTGTTTCCCAGGGCTAGACATTCATTGTGTAGGTGGCACATACAGCAAAACATCTTCAAGCATTGCAGGCAAAGCTTTAAAACAGAGGATAAATGGGGGTGGTTTCTTTACAAGTGGGGCAAGCTAATTAACTCAACGACCGATCTTGACTACAACTACTGGTACGAGCGAATACGATCAAACTTGCCACGCAAAAAAACCGACG GTCAAATGATCCCGTTGGAGTTGATACACCTTTTTTGGAGAAAGTTAAATTTGGACTCCATAGTCGAACCGAGCAAGGTGGACTCTTTCGACTTAGACGGCGAATTTGCGCTTCTCAAACAACATTTAAGTGCTCAGCCGAGAGAACTCAAGAAAAACTTGATTCAAAAGATGAAGGAGTTGGTACAACTCAACAAGACGAAGCTTAAACAACCAGTTGTGCAAAAAAACACACGGGGTCGTCCAACTTTAAAAGCTCAGCAACAAAGGAAGGATGATTCGTTTACGGAGCCTTCTAGACATAGCTTTTTTACAACGCAGGACCAGTATAGTGATTCACAAGATGGGTTTGGCACACAAGAGTCAACGATCGAACCTACCAGGCACAGCTCGTTTGTCGAGTCACAAAGTTATTGTACTGAAACACCTATGTTCTTCGGCGAGATTGCTAAAGGCGCTAAGAATTCGAAAACGAAAAACAAGGTCGCAAAATCAAAGGAAGAGCCACCAGACTTACCTTTGCTGCCTGTCGGACAAGTTAATATGTTCTTGCACTTCAAAAAGTTCATTCCACCGTGCTTCTATCCGCACCTCAGTCACATACAAAATGTGCAGGGTGATGGTAATTGTGGGTTTCGATCTATAGCGGTCGGCTTATCGCTTAAAGAGTGGCAGTGA